ACGAGGGTCTGCCCGACGAACGGCAGGAACCCGCAGGCGAACAGCAGCACGCCCCACACCCCGGCCCGCACCACGATGCGCAGCCCGTCCCGCGCCGATATCCACAGCTCCCGGACGAGCGGGAGCCCGGACTCGGGGGCGGTGCCGTCCGGCGAGACGTCACGGTCGACCCGCTCCGAGAGGTTCTCGTAGAAGGGCTGGCCGACCAGGAGCGTGACGGCGGTGAACGTGACGACCGCGAGCAGCAGCGCGAGCGCGAACAGCACGGCGGTGAGGAAGCCGCGGAACAGGCCGAGCCAGGGGCTCGGCCAGTCGTCCGCGAAGGGCGTCGCCCAGGCGACGAAGTCGTCGCCCCACAGGGCGAGAGCGACGAGCGCGGCCAGGTAGAGGAGCAGGGTGATCAGGCCGGGCAGCAGGCCGAGGCCGTACGCCCGGCCGTGCCGGGCCACCCAGCGGTGGCCGGCCAGCAAGTGCCGGAATCCTGCGGTCAGATCGTGCATGGGCTGCACGATAGCGGGCGGGGGCCGCGCCCCTTCAGGGGCCGCGGTCCCCGTCTTGTCAGAGCTTGACGATCATCTTGCCCGTGTTGGCGCCCTGGAGGACGCCGAGGAAGGCGTCGAGGGTGTTCTCGATGCCTTCGACGGTCGTCTCGCGGTACTTGAGGCGGCCGTCGCGGACCCAGGGGCCGATCTCCTGGACGAACTGCGGCTGGAGGTCGTAGTGGTCGCCGACGAGGAAGCCCTCGATGCGGCCGCGGGTCTGGATGAGGCGGGAGAGGTTGCGCGGGCCGGGGGCGGGCTCGGTGTTGTTGTAGACCGAGATCATGCCGCAGACCGCGATGCGGCCGTCGCGGTTGAGGCGGCCGAGGGCGGCCTCCAGGTGGTCGCCGCCGACGTTGTCGAAGTAGACGTCGATGCCGTCCGGGGCGGCCGCGCGCAGCTGTTCGGCGACCGGGGCCTCCTTGTAGTTGAAGGCGGCGTCGAAGCCGTACTCGTCGAGCAGGAGCCGCACCTTCTCGTCGGTGCCGGCGGAGCCGATGACGCGGGAGGCGCCCTTGAGCTTGGCGATCTGGCCCACCTGGCTGCCGACGGCGCCGGCCGCGCCGGAGACGAAGACGGCGTCGCCCGCCTTGAAGGAGGCGGTGCGCAGCAGGCCGGCGTAGGCGGTGAGGCCGGTCATGCCGAGCACGCCGAGGTAGGCGGAGAGCGGGGCGGCGTCGGGGTCGACCTTGACGAGGTGCTTCGCGTCCGCGACGGCGTACTCGCGCCAGCCGAAGAAGTGCAGGACGTGGTCGCCGACGGCGATGCCCTCGGCGTTCGAGGCGAGCACCTCGCCGACGGCGCCGCCCTGCATCGGTTTGCCGAGCTCGAAGGGGGCGACGTAGGACTTGGCGGCGCTCATGCGGCCGCGCATGTACGGGTCCACGGAGAGGTAGCGGTTGCGCACCAGGACCTGGCCCTCGCCCGGCCGGCCGACCTCCGCCTCGACGAAGGCGAAGTCCTCGGGCTTCGGCCAGCCGACGGGGCGGCTGAGCAGCTGCCATTCGCGGCCGGTGGCGGGAAGCGATGCGTGGTCGGTCATGGGGGCGCGCCCTCTCCTGTGTGTGCTTGCGCGATGCCGGCTGAATTTAATTCAGCACCTGAAACAACAATGGGGCTGAATATTTCAGGATGTCAAGTAACCGGGTACCCTCGGGGGCATGGCTGGACACAAGAGCCCCCGTGTGGACGCGCTGACGCTGGAGGTCGTCGATCTGATCGGCACGGTGGTCGCGCGGTACCACGAGGAGTACGAGGAGGCGGCGGCGGAGCACGCGCTCACGGGTGCGCAGGCGCGGCTGCTGAGCCTGCTGTCGCTGGAGCCGTTGCCGATGCGGCGGCTGGCGCGGAAGCTGAAGTGCGAGCCGTCGAACGTGACCGGGATCGTGGACCGGCTGGAGAGCCGGGGCCTCGTCGAGCGCCGGCCGGACCCCGACGACCGGCGGGTGAAGCTGGCGGCGGCGACGGAGGAGGGCCGCCGGGTGGCTCGCGGCCTCCGCGACTCCCTCCACTTCGCCCGCGAGCCCCTGGCCGCCCTCACCGAAGCGGAACGGGTGTCCCTACGGGACCTACTGCGCCGGATGCTCCCGGAGGAGGACGCGAGCTGACCACCCCGTCAGGGGCCCCGCAGGGGCCCTGTAAGGGGCGCGGGGCTGTGTCTTTTGCGCGGCTCCGCCGCGGGATGCGCGAGCGCCAACCCCGCGCCCCTCAGGGGCGCGGGGAACTGCGCGATCAGCCACGACGCACCCGCACCCGCCGACGAACCCACCCACCCGAGTTCCCGGGCGCCCTCCCCCGGGGTACAAGGGGCGGAGCCCCTTGAAGGGGATGGGAAGGGTAGGGGCGGCGGGGGCGAAAACCCCTACGTGCACCACCACAGGAAACGGTCACACGTGTCCGACGGCGACGGCTCCGACGACGGCGTCGTCGACCCCGGCTCCTCGGACGAGGGGCTCCCCGCGTCCCCGCCCCCGCTTCCGCCTTCGCCTCCCGGCGACGCCGTCTCCGACGACCCCGCCGTCTCCCCCCGCCCCGTCGTCGTCCCCGGCGCCGCCCCGCCCGACGTCTCGGACGCGCTCGCCGGCGCGCCCTTCCCCTCATCCTTCGCGGAACGCGACGCCGACGCGGACGCGGACGCGGAGGCATCCGGCGTCGCGCTCGCCGTCCCGTCGCCGCGACCCGCGGAACCGGACGTTCCGGGCTCGCCGGACCGCTCGGGCGAGGAGCCGGCGTCGTCGCTCGCCGGATCACCCGTCGCGGCGGTCTCCGGCGCGGAGCCCGGGGACTCGGTGCCGAGTTCCGCGAGGCTCAGGCCGCCGGCGGCGAGGAGCAGGCCGGCGCCGACGAGGAGGACGCGGCGGCGTCGGCGGCGGTGGGAGGCGGCGCGGCGGTCGCGGCGGCCGGGGGGTTCCTCGGGGGTTTCCTCGCCCCCGCCGCCCCTGCCCTGCCCATCCTCACGGGGCTCCGCCCCTTCGACCCCGTCCGGCTGGGGCTCCGCCCCGAGGGAGGCTTCGCCAACAGGAGGCAAGTCTTCAAGGGGCTCCGCCCCGGACCCCCGCGGGAGCTGCGCCCCCTGCACCCCCGTGTGAGGGGCTTCGCCCCCGTCGCCGGTCAGGGGGCTCTCGCCCCCGCTCCCGAGGGGGCTCTGCCCCCTGGACCCCCGAGAGGCACGGCGGCCACGCCCCCGCCGAGCCACGGGCTCCACCGCTTCGCCCCCGCCGGAATGGGGCTCGGCCCCTCCGCCCCCGCCGGAATGGGGCTCCGCCCCTCCGCCCCCGCCGGAATGGGGCTCCGCCCCTCCGCCCCCGTCGGGGTGGGGCTCCATCCCGAGAGAGGCTTCGCCGGCAGGCGTGTGGGGCGAGCCCTCAGAAGCAGCCCCCACCCCGACGGCGGCTTCGCCGGCAGGCATGTGGGGCGGACCCCCAAGGGGCTCCGTCCCGACGGCGGCTTTGCCGGTGGGAGGCACGGTCGGGCGGGGCTCCGCCCCGTTCCCCGCTTCCCCCTCCAGCCACCCCACCGGTGTCCCGCAACCCGGGCACGCCAGGGCTCCGTTGAGGTGTCGTCGGCAGGGGGTGCAGTAGTCCATGTCGCCGGAAGACTAGGTTCCCCCGACCCGGTTGCCCAGTGACTGCTGTGAAAGTTGTGTGGGGAACGATCAGTTATCAGGAGATTCCGCCCGCCCACCTCGTGCGCGACCCATTGACACTCCTCCCACCACCTCTTACTGTCACGCCAGCATTTCGAACGAGTGACGAAATATCGAACAGAACACAGCGGCAACCAGAGCGAGAGGCGACACCGTGCGCATCACCGGAATCAGCACACACGTGGTCGGGACGCCGTGGCGCAACCTGACCTACGTCCAGGTGCACACCGACGAAGGGATCACCGGAGTCGGCGAGACCCGGATGCTGGGGCACACCGACGCCCTCCTCGGCTACCTGAAGGAGGCCGAGGCCAACCACATTCTCGGTTCCGACCCGTTCGCTGTCGAGGATCTCGTGCGCCGCATGAAGTACGGCGACTACGGCCGCGCGGGTGAGATCGTGATGTCCGGCATCGCGGTCGTCGAGATGGCGTGCTGGGACATCAAGGGCAAGGCCCTCGGCGTCCCCGTCTGGCAGTTGCTCGGCGGAAAGGTGACCGACAAGGTCAAGGCGTACGCCAACGGCTGGTACACCACCGAGCGCACGCCGGAGGCGTACCACAAGGCCGCGCAGGGGGTCATGGAGCGCGGTTACCGCGCGCTGAAGATCGACCCGTTCGGCACCGGGCACTTCGAGCTCGACCAGGAGCAGACGCACTACGCCGTCTCGCTCATCGAGGCCGTGCGCGACGCCATCGGGCCCGACGCCGAGCTGATGCTGGAGATGCACGGGCGGTTCTCCCCCGCCACCGCCGTCCGCCTCGCCAAGGAGATGGCCCCGTTCAAGCCGGCCTGGCTGGAGGAGCCGGTGCCGCCGGAGAACCTCAAGGCGCTGGAGAAGGTCGCCGCCAAGGTCGACATCCCGGTCGCCACCGGTGAGCGCATCCACGACCGGATCGAGTTCCGGGAGCTGTTCGACAGCCAGGCCGTCGACATCCTCCAGCCCGACGTCGGCCACATCGGCGGCATCTGGGAGACCCGCAAGCTCGCCGCCACCGCCGAGACGCACTACATGCTCGTCGCCCCGCACAACGTCGGCGGCTCCGTGCTCACCGCCGCCTCCCTCCAGGTCGGCTTCACCTCCCCGAACTTCAAGATCCTGGAGCACTTCAACGACTTCGCCGACGCGGAGATCAAGAAGGTGGTCAAGGGCGCCCCGCAGGTGGACCCGGAGGACGGCTGCTTCCACGTCTCCGACGCGCCCGGGCTCGGCGTCGAGCTGGACGTCGACGCGGCGGCCGAGTTCCCGCAGCAGCAGGCCCGGTTCGACCTGTGGGCCGAGGGCTGGGAGAAGCGCGCCCCCAAGGCCACCCAGTGAGCACCGGCGCCCCCGACGCCGGCACCGGCCGTACCGCCGTCCTCGTGGAGGCGCCCGGCGCCCACCGCCTCGTCCCGCACACCCCGCGGGAGCCCGGGCCCGGCGAAGCCCTGGTCGCCGTCCACGCCGTCGGGATCTGCGGCAGCGACCGCGAGGTGTACCAGGGCAACCGGCCCGAGGGGTACGTCCGTTACCCGCTCACCCCGGGCCACGAGTGGTCCGGCACCGTCGCCCGGGTCGGTGCCGGGGTGCCCGCCTCCCTCGTGGGCCGCAAGGTCGTCGGCGAGGGGTTCCGCAACTGCCAGGTCTGCGACCGCTGTCACGCGGGCGAGACCACGCTGTGCACCGCCGGCTACGAGGAGACCGGGTTCACGCAGCCCGGCGCGATGGCCGCCACCCTGACCCTGCCGGCCCGGCTGCTGCACGTCCTGCCGGACGACGCCGGGCTGACGGCCGCCGCGCTGCTCGAACCCGCCGCCTGTGTCGCCGCCGCCGCGCTCAAGGCGCAGGCACGGCCGGGCGAGCGGGTCGCGGTGGTCGGCACCGGCACGCTCGGCATGTTCGCGGCGCAGTTCCTGCGGGCGGGCTCGCCCGGGGAGCTGCTCGTGGTGGGCACCCGACGCGACCGCGAGTCGCTGTCCCGGGAGTTCGGCGCCACCGACTTCCGTACCAAGGACGAGGCGCTCCCGGACGACTTCGACGTGGTCGTCGAAACGGCCGGGTCCGCCGACGCCGCGCGCACCGCCGCCGGCCTGCTGCGGCGCGGCGGGCGGCTGGTGCTGACCGGCATCCCGGCCCCGGGCGCGGACGGGCTCGACCCGACCGATCTCGTCGTACGCCAGCTGGAGGTGCACACCGTGTTCGGGGCGCCGCCGGAGGCGTGGGCGCACACGGTGCGGGTCTTCGGGGCGGGGCTGCTCGACCCGCTGCCGCTGATCTCGCACGAGCTGCCGCTCGACGAATTCGCCCGCGCCATCGAACTGGTGGGGTCCGGGGACCCGAAGGTGGGCAAGGTGCTGTTGCGGCCGTAGGTCCCCCCCGGGGGGACGGCCGCGACCCGAGCCGTGCGCCGGTACGGAGCGACCTGACGGCCCCGTACCGGCGCACGACCCACCATCCCGGGCCCCCGGCCACCGCCGCCACCCACCCCTACCGCCCTCCGCGAACCCCGTCCGACATACCGAACAGCGCCGGCCCCCGGCCCTCCGGCTCCAGACACACGCACATGACGCACATGAAGGACACCTCGTGACCGACGCTTCCCCTACGGCGGCCCGTCGACCCGGTGAGCAGGCGCTCGCCGCGCTCGGCCTGGACGCGCCCGCCCTCTCCCCCGCCGACGCCTCCCCGCACGCCTTCCCCGGCGGCGGCCGCTGGCGCACCGAGGTGCCCTCCTGCGAGGGCCCGGAGGCGCTCGCCGTGGTCCTGAAGGAGGCCTCCCGGCTCGACGTGCCGATCCACCGGATCAGCCAGGGCAGCGGCGTGTGGATGCTGACCGACGCCGAGATCACCGAGATGGTCGAGGCCACCGCCGCGCGGGACATCGAGCTGTGCCTGTTCACCGGGCCGCGCGGCACCTGGGACATCGGCGGCTCCGTGCGCACCGACTCCCGCGGCGGCGGGCTGCGCGCCCGGGGCCACGACGCGGTGGCCGGCTGCCTGGAGGACGCGGTGCGCGCCACCGAACTCGGCGTGAAGTGCCTGCTGGTGGCCGACGAGGGCGTGCTGTGGACGCTGCACCGCGCGCGCACCCAGGGCATCATCCCGGCCGACACGACGCTGAAGGTCTCGGCGCTGATCGGCCCCGTCAACCCGGCCTCGTTCGCCGTGTACGAGCGGCTCGGCGCGGACTCGGTCAACGTCCCCAGCGATCTGACCCTGGACCATCTGACCGAGATCCGCCGGGTCTCGGGCGCCCCGATGGACATGTACATCGAGGCGCCGGACGATCTGGGCGGTTATGTGCGGATGTACGAGGTGGCCGAGCTGATCCGCCGGGGCGCCCCGATCTATCTGAAGTTCGGGCTGTCCAAGGCGCCCGGAATCTACCCCTACGGGCACCAGTTGCGGGAGGTCACGCTGGCCACGGCCAAGGAGCGGGTGCGCCGCGGGCGGCTCGCCCTGGACCTGCTCGCGCGCCACGGGGCGGACACCGACATGGCCCCGCCGGGGTCCCGGATGCCGGGTTCGCTGCGACGGTTCGACACCGGCGCATAACGTTCCCGAAAAATCTCTTCACACAAGACGACACAGTCGCGCAGAATCCCACACACTCGCCTTCGATCCTTCCTCGCACCGCCCTCCACGCACCGCGCACCGGAGGACCGGTCCACGTCCAACTGAGCCTGACGCCAAGGATGTTCAACATGACCACTCGCAGAGCCGCAGTAGCCGCGATCGCCTCGGTCGCCACCCTCGCCCTGACCCTGACCGCCTGCGGCCAGAACAGTGAGGGCGGCAGCAAGGAGGACAAGGGCGACAGCAAGGGCGGGACCATCGGCATCGCGATGCCGACCAAGTCCTCCGAGCGCTGGATCTACGACGGCAAGTACGTCGTCAAGGAGATGGAGGCCAAGGGCTACAAGACCAAGCTGGTCTACGGCGAGGACGACCCGGACCAGCAGGTCTCGCAGATCGAGAACCTCATCACGCAGGGCGTCAAGGCCCTCGTCATCGCGGCGATCGACAACAAGTCGCTGAACAACGTGCTCCAGCAGGCCGCCGACGCGGACATCCCGGTCATCTCCTACGACCGGCTCATCCTCGGCACCAAGAACGTCGACTACTACGCCTCCTTCGACAACGAGAAGGTCGGCCGGCTCCAGGGCGACTACATCCTGGAGAAGCTGGGCCTGAAGGACGGTTCGAAGAAGGGCCCGTTCAACATCGAGCTGTTCGCCGGCTCCAACGACGACAACAACACCCGGTACTTCTTCAACGGCGCGATGAGCGTGCTCCAGCCGTACATCGACAAGAAGCAGCTGGTGGTCCAGTCCAAGCAGACCGCGCTCAACCAGGTCACCACCCTGCGCTGGGACGGCGGCACCGCGCAGAAGCGCATGGACGACATCCTGACCTCCTCGTACAAGCACCGCAGGGTCGACGCGGTCCTCTCCCCGTACGACGGCATCTCCATCGGCATCCTGTCCTCGCTGAAGTCCGACGACTACGGCTCCAAGGACAAGCCGCTGCCGGTCGTCACCGGTCAGGACGCCGAGGTCGCCTCGGTGAAGTCGATCATCGCCGGTGAGCAGTCCATGACCATCTACAAGGACTCGCGCAAGCTCGCCAAGGTCACCGCGGACATGGTGGACGACTCGCTGCACGACAAGAAGCCCGAGGTCAACGACACCAAGTCGTACAACAACGGCGTCAAGGTCGTGCCCGCCTACCTGCTCCAGCCGGTGAGCGTCAACAAGAGCAACTACGAGAAGGTCCTGGTCGGCGGCGGCTACTACACCGCGGACGAACTGAAGTAACCCGCCCGTCCCCAGGGATCCCTACGGATTGAAAGGCACGACCATGGCGGGACCCGTCCTGGAAATGCGCTCGATCGTCAAGACCTTTCCCGGTGTGAAGGCGCTCTCCGACGTCACCCTGACGGTGCGTCCGGGTGAGGTCCACGCCATCTGCGGGGAGAACGGCGCCGGAAAGTCCACCCTGATGAAGGTGCTCTCCGGCGTCCACCCGCACGGAAGCTACGAGGGCGAGATCCTCTTCGAGGGAGAGGTCTGCCGCTTCAAGGACATCCGGGCGAGCGAGCAGCACGGCATCGTGATCATCCACCAGGAGCTGGCGCTGGTGCCCTACCTCTCCCTCGCGGAGAACATCTTCCTCGGCAACGAGCACGCCACCCGCGGGTTCATCAGCTGGGGCGAGACCCTCAAGCACGGCACCGAACTGCTGCGCCGCGTCGGACTGTCGGACCACCCGGACACCCGGGTCGCCGACATCGGCGTGGGCAAGCAGCAGCTCGTGGAGATCGCCAAGGCGCTCTCCAAGAAGGTGAAGCTGCTCATCCTGGACGAGCCGACGGCGGCGCTGAACGACGAGGACAGCGGCAAGCTCCTCGATCTCATCCTGGAGCTGAAGAAGCAGGGCATCACCTCGATCATCATCTCCCACAAGCTCAACGAGATCCGCCGGGTCGCCGACTCGGTGACCATCCTGCGCGACGGGCGTTCCATCGAGACCCTCGACGTGAAGGCGGCGGAGACCACCGAGGACCGGATCATCAGCGGCATGGTCGGCCGCGACCTCGACCACCGGTTCCCCGAGCGCACCCCCCACCAACCGGAGGAGGGGGCCGCGCCCGCCTTCGAGATCCGCAACTGGACCGTGCACCACCCGATCGACCAGCAGCGCAAGGTGGTCGACGACGTGTCGATCCATGTGCGGCGCGGGGAGATCGTCGGCATCGCCGGGCTGATGGGCGCCGGCCGCACCGAGCTGGCGATGAGCGTCTTCGGCCGCACCTACGGCCGGCACGCGACCGGCACGGTCCTCAAGGACGGCAAGGAGATCCGTACCAAGACCGTCCCCGAGGCGGTCGCGCACGGCATCGCCTACGTCACCGAGGACCGCAAGCACTACGGCCTCAACCTCATCGACAC
The DNA window shown above is from Streptomyces sp. NBC_00670 and carries:
- a CDS encoding EI24 domain-containing protein — its product is MHDLTAGFRHLLAGHRWVARHGRAYGLGLLPGLITLLLYLAALVALALWGDDFVAWATPFADDWPSPWLGLFRGFLTAVLFALALLLAVVTFTAVTLLVGQPFYENLSERVDRDVSPDGTAPESGLPLVRELWISARDGLRIVVRAGVWGVLLFACGFLPFVGQTLVPVLGFFVTGFFLTEELTAVALQRRGVELRERLALLRSRKMLVWGFGTPLGLAFLVPLVAVFLMPGAVAGATLLARELLGEETRDPDGNPGGDPDGSPYGDPEFTPVD
- a CDS encoding NADP-dependent oxidoreductase, with product MTDHASLPATGREWQLLSRPVGWPKPEDFAFVEAEVGRPGEGQVLVRNRYLSVDPYMRGRMSAAKSYVAPFELGKPMQGGAVGEVLASNAEGIAVGDHVLHFFGWREYAVADAKHLVKVDPDAAPLSAYLGVLGMTGLTAYAGLLRTASFKAGDAVFVSGAAGAVGSQVGQIAKLKGASRVIGSAGTDEKVRLLLDEYGFDAAFNYKEAPVAEQLRAAAPDGIDVYFDNVGGDHLEAALGRLNRDGRIAVCGMISVYNNTEPAPGPRNLSRLIQTRGRIEGFLVGDHYDLQPQFVQEIGPWVRDGRLKYRETTVEGIENTLDAFLGVLQGANTGKMIVKL
- a CDS encoding MarR family winged helix-turn-helix transcriptional regulator, which encodes MAGHKSPRVDALTLEVVDLIGTVVARYHEEYEEAAAEHALTGAQARLLSLLSLEPLPMRRLARKLKCEPSNVTGIVDRLESRGLVERRPDPDDRRVKLAAATEEGRRVARGLRDSLHFAREPLAALTEAERVSLRDLLRRMLPEEDAS
- a CDS encoding SCO2400 family protein, which translates into the protein MDYCTPCRRHLNGALACPGCGTPVGWLEGEAGNGAEPRPTVPPTGKAAVGTEPLGGPPHMPAGEAAVGVGAASEGSPHTPAGEASLGMEPHPDGGGGAEPHSGGGGGAEPHSGGGGGAEPHSGGGEAVEPVARRGRGRRASRGSRGQSPLGSGGESPLTGDGGEAPHTGVQGAQLPRGSGAEPLEDLPPVGEASLGAEPQPDGVEGAEPREDGQGRGGGGEETPEEPPGRRDRRAASHRRRRRRVLLVGAGLLLAAGGLSLAELGTESPGSAPETAATGDPASDDAGSSPERSGEPGTSGSAGRGDGTASATPDASASASASASRSAKDEGKGAPASASETSGGAAPGTTTGRGETAGSSETASPGGEGGSGGGDAGSPSSEEPGSTTPSSEPSPSDTCDRFLWWCT
- a CDS encoding mandelate racemase/muconate lactonizing enzyme family protein produces the protein MRITGISTHVVGTPWRNLTYVQVHTDEGITGVGETRMLGHTDALLGYLKEAEANHILGSDPFAVEDLVRRMKYGDYGRAGEIVMSGIAVVEMACWDIKGKALGVPVWQLLGGKVTDKVKAYANGWYTTERTPEAYHKAAQGVMERGYRALKIDPFGTGHFELDQEQTHYAVSLIEAVRDAIGPDAELMLEMHGRFSPATAVRLAKEMAPFKPAWLEEPVPPENLKALEKVAAKVDIPVATGERIHDRIEFRELFDSQAVDILQPDVGHIGGIWETRKLAATAETHYMLVAPHNVGGSVLTAASLQVGFTSPNFKILEHFNDFADAEIKKVVKGAPQVDPEDGCFHVSDAPGLGVELDVDAAAEFPQQQARFDLWAEGWEKRAPKATQ
- a CDS encoding zinc-dependent alcohol dehydrogenase, coding for MSTGAPDAGTGRTAVLVEAPGAHRLVPHTPREPGPGEALVAVHAVGICGSDREVYQGNRPEGYVRYPLTPGHEWSGTVARVGAGVPASLVGRKVVGEGFRNCQVCDRCHAGETTLCTAGYEETGFTQPGAMAATLTLPARLLHVLPDDAGLTAAALLEPAACVAAAALKAQARPGERVAVVGTGTLGMFAAQFLRAGSPGELLVVGTRRDRESLSREFGATDFRTKDEALPDDFDVVVETAGSADAARTAAGLLRRGGRLVLTGIPAPGADGLDPTDLVVRQLEVHTVFGAPPEAWAHTVRVFGAGLLDPLPLISHELPLDEFARAIELVGSGDPKVGKVLLRP
- the chvE gene encoding multiple monosaccharide ABC transporter substrate-binding protein, giving the protein MTTRRAAVAAIASVATLALTLTACGQNSEGGSKEDKGDSKGGTIGIAMPTKSSERWIYDGKYVVKEMEAKGYKTKLVYGEDDPDQQVSQIENLITQGVKALVIAAIDNKSLNNVLQQAADADIPVISYDRLILGTKNVDYYASFDNEKVGRLQGDYILEKLGLKDGSKKGPFNIELFAGSNDDNNTRYFFNGAMSVLQPYIDKKQLVVQSKQTALNQVTTLRWDGGTAQKRMDDILTSSYKHRRVDAVLSPYDGISIGILSSLKSDDYGSKDKPLPVVTGQDAEVASVKSIIAGEQSMTIYKDSRKLAKVTADMVDDSLHDKKPEVNDTKSYNNGVKVVPAYLLQPVSVNKSNYEKVLVGGGYYTADELK
- the mmsA gene encoding multiple monosaccharide ABC transporter ATP-binding protein → MAGPVLEMRSIVKTFPGVKALSDVTLTVRPGEVHAICGENGAGKSTLMKVLSGVHPHGSYEGEILFEGEVCRFKDIRASEQHGIVIIHQELALVPYLSLAENIFLGNEHATRGFISWGETLKHGTELLRRVGLSDHPDTRVADIGVGKQQLVEIAKALSKKVKLLILDEPTAALNDEDSGKLLDLILELKKQGITSIIISHKLNEIRRVADSVTILRDGRSIETLDVKAAETTEDRIISGMVGRDLDHRFPERTPHQPEEGAAPAFEIRNWTVHHPIDQQRKVVDDVSIHVRRGEIVGIAGLMGAGRTELAMSVFGRTYGRHATGTVLKDGKEIRTKTVPEAVAHGIAYVTEDRKHYGLNLIDTINRNISLSALGKVSKRGLVDEHGERQVSEGFRTSMNIKAPTVFEPVGKLSGGNQQKVVLSKWIFAGPDVLILDEPTRGIDVGAKYEIYTVIDQLAAQGKAVVFISSELPELLGMCDRIYTMAAGRLTGEVPRAEATQEVLMRRMTKDEKDKEVTR